One Bradyrhizobium manausense DNA segment encodes these proteins:
- a CDS encoding ribose-phosphate pyrophosphokinase, producing the protein MSAKNGSIKLVAGNSNPALAQAIAQGLDLPLTKAVVRRFADMEIFVEIQENVRGSDAFVIQSTSFPANDHLMELLIITDALRRSSARRITAVLPYFGYARQDRKSGSRTPISAKLVANLITQAGVDRVMTLDLHAGQIQGFFDIPTDNLYAAPLMVRDIKEKFDLSKTMVISPDVGGVARARGLAKRINTPLAIVDKRRERAGESEVMNVIGDVAGYTCILIDDIVDSGGTLVNAADALIAKGAKDVYAYITHGVLSGGAAARIAGSKLKELVITDSILPTEAVTKAPNIRTLPIASLISDAIARTAAEESVSSLFD; encoded by the coding sequence ATGTCGGCCAAGAACGGCTCCATCAAGCTCGTCGCCGGCAACTCCAATCCGGCTCTCGCCCAGGCCATCGCGCAGGGCCTCGACCTGCCGCTGACCAAGGCGGTGGTGCGGCGCTTCGCCGACATGGAGATCTTCGTCGAGATCCAGGAGAACGTCCGCGGCTCGGATGCCTTCGTCATCCAGTCGACCTCGTTCCCGGCAAACGACCATCTGATGGAGTTGCTGATCATCACCGACGCGCTGCGCCGCTCCTCGGCGCGCCGCATCACCGCGGTGCTGCCCTATTTCGGCTACGCCCGGCAGGACCGCAAATCGGGCTCGCGCACGCCGATCTCGGCCAAGCTCGTCGCCAATCTGATCACGCAGGCCGGCGTCGACCGCGTCATGACGCTCGACCTGCATGCCGGTCAGATCCAGGGCTTCTTCGATATCCCGACCGACAACCTCTACGCAGCGCCGCTGATGGTGCGCGACATCAAGGAAAAGTTCGATCTCTCCAAGACGATGGTGATCTCGCCAGACGTCGGCGGCGTGGCCCGTGCACGTGGCCTTGCCAAGCGCATCAACACCCCGCTCGCGATCGTCGACAAGCGCCGCGAACGGGCGGGCGAGTCCGAAGTCATGAACGTGATCGGCGACGTCGCCGGCTACACCTGCATCCTGATCGACGACATCGTGGACTCCGGCGGCACGCTGGTGAACGCGGCCGACGCGCTGATCGCCAAGGGCGCCAAGGACGTCTACGCCTACATCACCCACGGCGTGCTCTCCGGCGGCGCGGCAGCCCGTATCGCCGGCTCGAAGCTGAAAGAGCTCGTCATCACCGACTCGATTCTGCCGACCGAAGCGGTGACCAAGGCACCGAACATCCGCACGCTGCCGATCGCCAGCCTGATCTCGGACGCAATCGCACGAACCGCGGCGGAAGAGTCGGTCTCGAGCCTGTTCGACTAA
- a CDS encoding putative zinc-binding metallopeptidase has protein sequence MPRRKFAWEKLSDDELLEQRLSSLKVTVEGTWLEDCVATLHEELEERGIRLRPHTWISSEWFSPGDVPGIAIPFYLAHPRLMKLEKKMMFDVEGGTWRECMAILRHEAGHAIQHGYQLQRRRRWQQLFGPSSKHYPRYYRPNPASRRYVQHLRLWYAQSHPDEDFAETFAVWLRPRSNWRTRYAGWPALKKLEYVDELMGEIAGKRPVITTRERVDPLSKLSQTLEDHYKKKQAFYAFTPPKTYDRDLSRLFSADPRHYRSKPASSLIRRHRAQIRQLVARWTGENQLTLDAVLDDMISRCRELDLRAVGPEQKLVLDFTVLVTAKTMHALFGPSRRKWIAL, from the coding sequence ATGCCGCGCCGGAAATTTGCCTGGGAAAAGCTGTCGGACGACGAGTTGCTCGAGCAGCGCCTCTCCAGCCTGAAGGTTACGGTCGAAGGCACCTGGCTCGAGGACTGCGTCGCCACGCTCCACGAGGAGTTGGAAGAGCGCGGCATCCGGCTGCGGCCGCACACATGGATCTCGAGCGAGTGGTTCAGTCCGGGAGATGTGCCCGGCATCGCCATCCCCTTCTATCTCGCCCATCCCCGCCTGATGAAGCTCGAGAAGAAGATGATGTTCGACGTCGAGGGCGGCACCTGGCGCGAGTGCATGGCCATCCTCCGTCATGAAGCCGGCCATGCCATCCAGCACGGCTACCAGCTGCAGCGCCGCCGGCGCTGGCAGCAGCTGTTCGGTCCGTCGTCGAAACACTATCCGCGCTACTACCGGCCCAACCCGGCCAGCCGGCGTTATGTCCAGCATCTCCGGCTCTGGTACGCGCAGAGCCACCCGGACGAGGATTTTGCCGAGACCTTTGCGGTGTGGCTGCGGCCGCGCTCCAATTGGCGCACGCGATATGCCGGCTGGCCGGCGCTGAAGAAGCTCGAATATGTCGACGAGCTGATGGGCGAGATCGCGGGAAAGCGACCCGTGATCACGACGCGCGAGCGCGTCGATCCATTGAGCAAGCTCAGCCAGACACTCGAAGACCACTACAAGAAGAAGCAGGCATTCTACGCCTTCACGCCGCCGAAGACCTACGACCGTGACCTCTCGCGGCTGTTTTCCGCCGATCCACGGCATTATCGCTCCAAACCCGCTTCGAGCCTGATCAGGCGGCATCGTGCCCAGATCAGGCAACTGGTCGCGCGGTGGACGGGCGAGAACCAGCTCACGCTCGATGCCGTGCTCGACGACATGATTTCCCGCTGCCGCGAGCTCGACCTGCGCGCAGTGGGTCCCGAACAGAAGCTCGTTCTCGATTTCACCGTCCTCGTGACCGCCAAGACGATGCACGCGCTGTTTGGCCCGTCTCGGCGCAAATGGATCGCGCTATGA
- a CDS encoding D-alanine--D-alanine ligase family protein, with protein MRRLRILVLMHPDFLPPDSSDGYTAQEINNWKTEYDVVSTLRAAGHEVRPLGAQEEIRPVREAIEEFKPHVVFTLLEEFHNNVAYDQHIASYLELMKVPYTGCNPRGLILARGKDLSKTLVHHRRIAAPAFAVFPMRRKVKRPTRLALPLIVKALNMDGSFGISQASIVDTDEKLAERVAFIHERVETAAIAEQFIEGRELYVGVLGNNRLRVLPVWELKFGSMGGRTSRHIATEKAKHDTDYQEKVGIVDGPAKDLAPEVTARIQRAAKRIYRALGLDGYARIDFRLAADGTPYFIEANPNPEIAKSQEFATAAQHDGLKYGDLLHRILTLGISRAKAGVSLG; from the coding sequence ATGAGACGACTCCGTATTCTCGTGCTGATGCATCCGGACTTCCTGCCGCCGGACTCGTCCGACGGATACACGGCGCAGGAGATCAACAACTGGAAAACGGAATACGACGTCGTCAGCACCTTGCGCGCGGCCGGCCATGAGGTCCGCCCGCTCGGCGCGCAGGAGGAAATCAGACCGGTCCGCGAAGCAATCGAGGAATTCAAGCCGCACGTGGTGTTCACGCTGCTGGAGGAATTCCACAACAACGTCGCCTACGACCAGCACATCGCGAGCTATCTCGAGCTGATGAAGGTGCCCTATACCGGGTGCAATCCGCGCGGCCTGATCCTGGCGCGCGGCAAGGATCTGTCCAAGACGCTGGTGCATCATCGCAGGATCGCGGCGCCGGCCTTCGCCGTCTTCCCGATGCGCCGCAAGGTGAAACGGCCGACGCGCCTTGCGCTGCCGCTGATCGTCAAAGCCCTCAACATGGACGGCTCGTTCGGCATCTCGCAGGCCTCGATCGTCGACACCGACGAGAAGCTCGCGGAACGCGTCGCCTTCATCCACGAACGGGTCGAGACCGCCGCCATCGCCGAGCAGTTCATCGAGGGCCGCGAGCTCTATGTCGGCGTGCTCGGCAACAACCGGCTGCGCGTGTTGCCGGTCTGGGAATTGAAATTCGGCAGCATGGGCGGACGCACGTCACGCCACATCGCCACGGAAAAAGCCAAGCACGACACCGACTATCAGGAAAAGGTCGGCATCGTCGACGGGCCGGCGAAGGACCTCGCGCCCGAAGTGACCGCGCGGATCCAGCGGGCCGCAAAGCGCATCTACCGGGCGCTTGGCCTCGACGGCTACGCGCGCATCGACTTCCGCCTCGCCGCCGACGGCACGCCGTATTTCATCGAGGCCAACCCCAATCCGGAAATCGCCAAGAGCCAGGAGTTCGCCACGGCGGCCCAGCACGACGGCCTGAAATACGGGGATCTGCTCCATCGCATCCTGACGCTCGGTATCAGCCGGGCGAAAGCGGGTGTGTCGCTGGGGTGA
- a CDS encoding SRPBCC family protein: protein MQMNDSQRIPASREQVWAALNDPAVLKQCIPGCQSLDVTAPNEMTATVVFKVGPVKATFSGRVTLSDLDPPNSYRISGEGSGGVAGFAKGGAVVRLESESTDVTVLHYEVDAQIGGKLAQLGARLINSTATKLAGEFFKSFAEVVSAKAEAG, encoded by the coding sequence ATGCAGATGAACGACAGCCAGCGCATTCCCGCGTCACGCGAGCAGGTGTGGGCGGCGCTGAACGATCCCGCTGTGCTGAAGCAGTGCATCCCCGGCTGTCAATCGCTCGACGTGACCGCGCCGAACGAGATGACGGCCACGGTCGTCTTCAAGGTCGGTCCGGTGAAGGCGACATTCAGTGGCAGGGTAACCTTGTCGGATCTCGATCCGCCCAACTCCTATCGCATCTCGGGCGAAGGTTCTGGCGGCGTCGCCGGCTTCGCCAAGGGCGGAGCGGTCGTGCGGCTGGAATCCGAAAGCACCGACGTCACGGTGCTGCACTACGAGGTCGATGCCCAGATCGGCGGCAAGCTCGCCCAGCTCGGCGCGCGCCTGATCAACTCGACTGCGACCAAGCTTGCGGGTGAGTTCTTCAAGTCGTTTGCGGAGGTGGTGAGCGCAAAGGCCGAGGCAGGCTAG
- a CDS encoding XdhC family protein → MTAHVEVLDLMAQMKAAERAFVLATVVRTVSVTAAKAGAKAIIAADGTIVAGWIGGGCAKGAVLKAAREALADGEPRMVSVQPENLLAELGVSAGESRDGIRFASNMCPSKGTMDIFVEPVLPHPSLVILGASPVALSLAAQARVLGYHVTLAAPSTDLTAQPDADAIIDGYELGELNEAKRFVVVSTQGKGDEAALRTAVATKACYHAFVGSRRKMATLRAKLIGEGANAAAIDDFKAPAGLDLGAITPEEIAMSILAEITRERRRGQRAANQSASRE, encoded by the coding sequence ATGACCGCTCATGTCGAGGTGCTGGATCTCATGGCGCAGATGAAGGCCGCCGAGCGCGCCTTCGTCCTCGCGACGGTGGTGCGTACGGTGTCGGTGACCGCGGCGAAGGCTGGCGCCAAGGCGATCATCGCGGCCGACGGCACCATCGTCGCGGGTTGGATCGGCGGCGGCTGCGCCAAGGGCGCGGTGCTCAAAGCGGCACGCGAGGCGCTTGCCGACGGCGAGCCGCGCATGGTCTCCGTGCAGCCGGAGAACCTGCTCGCCGAGCTCGGCGTCAGTGCGGGCGAGAGCCGCGACGGCATCCGCTTCGCCAGCAACATGTGCCCGAGCAAGGGCACCATGGATATTTTCGTCGAGCCGGTGCTGCCGCATCCCTCGCTGGTCATCCTCGGTGCAAGCCCGGTCGCGCTGTCGCTCGCGGCGCAGGCGCGCGTGCTCGGCTACCACGTCACGCTCGCCGCGCCTTCCACCGATCTCACGGCGCAGCCGGATGCCGATGCGATCATCGACGGCTATGAGCTCGGCGAGCTCAACGAGGCCAAACGTTTCGTCGTGGTGTCGACGCAGGGCAAGGGCGACGAAGCCGCCTTGCGAACGGCGGTCGCAACCAAAGCCTGTTATCACGCCTTCGTCGGCAGCCGCCGCAAGATGGCCACGCTCCGCGCCAAGCTGATCGGAGAAGGCGCCAACGCCGCCGCGATCGATGATTTCAAGGCCCCGGCCGGGCTCGATCTCGGCGCCATCACGCCGGAGGAGATCGCGATGTCGATCCTCGCCGAGATCACCAGGGAACGACGGCGCGGCCAGCGCGCTGCCAATCAGTCAGCAAGCAGAGAGTGA